In Nicotiana tabacum cultivar K326 chromosome 2, ASM71507v2, whole genome shotgun sequence, the following proteins share a genomic window:
- the LOC107771905 gene encoding putative membrane metalloprotease ARASP2, chloroplastic: MIINLSSSPSSCSLSLSQLINSKSHISKFHLRSKTHFSKSLSSSSEKLIFHSKNQFLHDKNIYPLSRRKRFKTWAIPGLDFSGFESAQSVLEAVSVLTAIIVVHESGHFLAAYLQGIHVSKFAVGFGPILAKFNAKNVEYSLRAFPLGGFVGFPDNDPDSDIPPDDKNLLKNRPIFDRVVVISAGVIANIIFAYVIIFTQVLLVGLPVQESFPGVLVPDVRPFSAASRDGLLPGDVILGLNGIELGKSGPNLVSEVVDVIKKNPKRNVLLKIGRREGNVDVRVTPDENSDGTGRIGVQLSPNFKISKVQPKNIFEAFSFSGREFWGLTYNVLDSLKQTFMNFSQTASKVSGPVAIIAVGAEVAKSNIDGLYQFAAVLNINLAVINLLPLPALDGGSLALILVEAARGGKKLPLEVEQRIMSSGIMFVLIIGLFLLVRDTLNLDFIRDLL, encoded by the coding sequence aTGATTATAAACCTctcctcttctccttcttcttgttCTCTCTCCCTCTCacaattaattaattccaaatcaCACATTTCTAAGTTCCATCTTAGGTCCAAAACTCACTTCTCAAAATCCTTATCATCTTCTTCagaaaaactcatttttcattcCAAGAATCAATTTTTACATGACAAGAATATATACCCACTTAGCAGAAGAAAAAGGTTTAAAACTTGGGCCATTCCTGGGCTTGATTTTAGTGGATTTGAGAGTGCACAGTCAGTATTAGAAGCAGTTAGTGTATTGACAGCTATTATTGTAGTACATGAAAGTGGTCACTTTCTTGCTGCTTATCTCCAAGGTATTCATGTAAGTAAATTTGCTGTTGGGTTTGGTCCAATCTTAGCTAAATTCAATGCCAAAAATGTTGAATATTCACTTAGAGCATTTCCTCTTGGTGGGTTTGTGGGGTTTCCTGATAATGATCCTGATAGTGATATTCCCCCTGATGACAAAAATTTGCTCAAAAATAGACCTATATTTGATAGGGTGGTAGTTATTTCAGCTGGTGTAATAGCTAATATAATCTTTGCTTATGTTATAATATTTACACAAGTGTTGTTAGTTGGATTGCCTGTTCAAGAATCTTTCCCTGGAGTTCTTGTCCCTGATGTTAGGCCTTTTTCAGCTGCATCTAGAGATGGATTACTTCCTGGTGATGTAATTTTAGGCTTAAATGGAATTGAATTAGGGAAAAGTGGACCTAATTTGGTTTCTGAGGTTGTTGATGTCATTAAGAAAAATCCAAAGAGAAATGTGTTGTTGAAAATAGGGAGAAGAGAAGGGAATGTTGATGTTAGAGTTACACCTGATGAGAATTCGGATGGTACGGGTAGGATTGGAGTTCAACTGTCACCAAATTTCAAGATTTCGAAAGTTCAGCCGAAGAATATATTTGAGGCTTTTAGCTTCTCAGGAAGAGAATTTTGGGGTCTTACGTACAATGTTTTGGACAGTTTGAAACAGACTTTTATGAACTTCTCACAAACGGCTAGTAAGGTATCGGGCCCTGTTGCCATTATAGCTGTTGGTGCTGAAGTTGCAAAATCAAACATTGACGGCCTTTATCAATTTGCAGCTGTTTTGAATATCAACCTCGCGGTTATAAATCTCCTTCCTTTGCCTGCTTTGGATGGGGGTTCTTTAGCCTTGATTCTTGTAGAAGCAGCTCGAGGTGGAAAAAAGCTTCCTTTAGAAGTAGAGCAACGGATTATGTCATCTGGAATCATGTTTGTGCTCATTATTGGACTGTTCCTTCTAGTCCGTGATACTCTAAACCTTGATTTTATCAGGGATTTGTTATAA